A genomic segment from Segniliparus rotundus DSM 44985 encodes:
- a CDS encoding ubiquitin-like protein Pup, translating to MAQEQVTRTGGGDEDDELSQAGSGGGQERLEKALEDTDDLLDDIDGVLEENAEDFVRAYVQKGGQ from the coding sequence ATGGCCCAAGAGCAGGTGACTCGCACCGGTGGGGGCGACGAGGACGACGAGCTCTCGCAAGCGGGCTCGGGCGGCGGCCAAGAGCGCCTGGAGAAGGCGCTTGAGGACACCGACGACCTCCTGGACGACATTGACGGCGTCCTGGAAGAGAACGCAGAGGATTTCGTCCGCGCCTACGTGCAAAAGGGCGGGCAGTGA
- the dop gene encoding depupylase/deamidase Dop — MRRIMGTEIEYGISAPNDPNANPIATSTQAVLAYAAAEGLPSRRPRWDYEVESPLRDARGFDLGRPTAVLPIFDEDEVGAANMILTNGARLYVDHAHPEYSTPEVTDPLDIVVWDKAGERVMETAARHVASVPGAPALRMYKNNVDGKGASYGSHENYLMNRNTPFAAIVDGLTPFFVSRQVICGLGRVGLGQNGDESGFQLAQRSDYIEVEVGLETTLKRGIINTRDEPHADADKYRRLHVIIGDANLAETATYLKVGTTALVLDLIEAGVDFSDLKLHRPVQAVRTISRDPSLRAVVALADGRELTGLALQRAYLERVVAFRERSGEPDERADDVIRVWGEILDLLERDPMLCADRLDWPAKLRILEGFKEREGLGWASPRLHLVDLQYSDVRLDKGLYNRLVARGSMRRLVAEPDVIAAMRTPPANTRAYFRGECLRKFGPHVAAASWDSVIFDIGAESLVRIPTLEPLRGTKAHVGALLDSVDSAAELVDKLTS; from the coding sequence GTGCGTCGCATTATGGGAACCGAGATCGAGTATGGAATTTCGGCGCCGAACGACCCCAACGCGAACCCCATCGCCACGTCCACGCAAGCGGTTCTCGCCTACGCGGCCGCGGAGGGGCTTCCTTCCCGCCGTCCTCGCTGGGACTACGAGGTGGAGTCGCCGTTGCGGGACGCCAGGGGCTTTGACCTCGGCCGGCCCACCGCGGTGCTGCCGATCTTCGACGAGGACGAGGTCGGCGCCGCGAACATGATCCTCACCAACGGGGCGAGGCTCTATGTCGACCACGCGCATCCGGAGTACTCCACGCCCGAGGTGACCGATCCGCTCGACATCGTCGTGTGGGACAAAGCGGGGGAGCGGGTCATGGAGACCGCAGCCCGCCACGTCGCGAGCGTGCCGGGGGCTCCGGCGCTTCGGATGTACAAGAACAACGTCGACGGCAAGGGCGCGTCGTACGGCAGCCACGAGAACTACCTCATGAACCGCAACACGCCGTTCGCGGCGATTGTGGACGGGCTCACGCCGTTCTTCGTCTCCCGCCAGGTGATCTGCGGGCTCGGCCGGGTCGGCCTCGGGCAGAACGGAGACGAGTCCGGTTTCCAGCTCGCCCAGCGCTCGGACTACATCGAAGTCGAAGTGGGCTTGGAGACCACGCTCAAGCGCGGGATCATCAACACCAGGGACGAGCCCCACGCCGACGCGGACAAATACCGGCGTCTGCACGTCATCATCGGCGACGCGAACCTCGCGGAGACCGCGACCTACCTCAAAGTCGGCACGACCGCGCTGGTTCTGGACCTGATCGAAGCGGGTGTGGATTTCTCCGACCTCAAGCTGCACCGCCCGGTTCAGGCGGTGCGAACGATCAGCCGGGATCCGTCGCTGCGGGCCGTGGTGGCGTTGGCGGACGGCAGGGAGCTCACCGGCCTCGCGTTGCAGCGCGCCTACCTCGAGCGGGTCGTCGCCTTCCGCGAGCGCAGCGGGGAGCCGGACGAGCGCGCGGACGACGTGATCCGAGTCTGGGGCGAGATCTTGGATCTTTTGGAGCGCGACCCCATGCTCTGCGCGGACCGCCTCGACTGGCCGGCGAAGCTGCGCATCCTCGAAGGCTTCAAAGAGCGCGAGGGCCTCGGATGGGCTTCTCCCCGGTTGCACCTGGTGGATCTGCAGTACTCCGACGTGCGCCTGGACAAGGGCCTGTACAACAGGCTCGTCGCGCGCGGCTCGATGCGTCGGCTCGTCGCCGAGCCGGATGTGATCGCGGCGATGCGAACGCCGCCCGCGAACACGAGGGCGTACTTCCGGGGCGAGTGCTTGCGCAAGTTCGGCCCGCACGTCGCCGCGGCGAGTTGGGACTCGGTGATCTTCGACATCGGCGCGGAATCCCTTGTGCGCATTCCGACCCTTGAGCCGCTGCGCGGCACCAAGGCGCACGTCGGCGCGCTTCTGGACTCGGTGGACTCGGCCGCTGAGCTGGTGGACAAGCTCACCAGCTGA
- the glgC gene encoding glucose-1-phosphate adenylyltransferase, which produces MRTQPHVLGIVLAGGEGKRLYPLTADRAKPAVPFGGAYRLIDFVLSNLVNAGFLKICVLTQYKSHSLDRHISQNWRLSGISGEYITPVPAQQRVGKRWYTGSADAIFQSLNLVYDEDPDYIVVFGADHVYRMDPEQMVARHIESKAGVTVAGIRVPRVEAKAFGVIEADSSGKITSFLEKPSDPPCVPGAPDFAYASMGNYVFSTKALVEALRADAEDQSSDHDMGGNIIPALVGQGRAQVYDFTENHVPGASERDHAYWRDVGTLDSYYQAHMDLVSVHPVFNLYNRRWPIHGSNDAMPPAKFVNGGMALESMVGAGSIVSSGVVKNSVISSNVIVSDGASVEGSVLMPGVRIGEGAVVRNAILDKNVVVGPGEQVGVDLELERERFTVSAGGIVAVGKGVWI; this is translated from the coding sequence GTGAGGACTCAACCCCATGTGCTCGGCATCGTGCTCGCAGGCGGCGAAGGCAAACGCCTCTACCCGCTCACAGCAGACCGGGCGAAGCCCGCGGTGCCGTTCGGGGGCGCCTACCGGCTGATCGATTTCGTGCTGTCGAACTTGGTCAACGCGGGCTTTCTGAAAATTTGCGTGCTCACCCAGTACAAGTCGCACTCGCTCGACCGGCACATCTCCCAGAATTGGCGGCTCTCCGGCATCTCGGGCGAGTACATCACCCCGGTGCCCGCGCAGCAGCGCGTCGGCAAGCGCTGGTACACCGGCAGCGCCGACGCGATCTTCCAGTCGTTGAACCTCGTGTACGACGAGGACCCCGACTACATCGTGGTGTTCGGCGCGGACCATGTGTACCGCATGGACCCGGAGCAGATGGTCGCCCGGCATATCGAGTCCAAAGCCGGGGTGACAGTGGCGGGGATCCGCGTGCCGCGCGTCGAGGCGAAGGCATTCGGCGTGATCGAAGCCGACTCGAGCGGCAAAATCACGAGCTTCCTGGAAAAACCCTCCGACCCGCCGTGCGTCCCCGGCGCGCCGGATTTCGCCTACGCGTCCATGGGCAACTATGTTTTCTCAACGAAGGCCCTGGTGGAGGCGCTGCGGGCGGACGCCGAGGACCAAAGCTCCGACCATGACATGGGCGGCAACATCATCCCGGCCTTGGTCGGCCAAGGCCGGGCGCAGGTCTACGATTTCACCGAGAACCATGTCCCCGGCGCCTCGGAGCGCGACCACGCGTACTGGCGCGACGTCGGCACGCTCGACTCCTATTATCAGGCCCACATGGATCTCGTCTCGGTGCATCCCGTGTTCAACCTTTACAACCGGCGTTGGCCCATCCACGGCAGCAACGACGCCATGCCCCCGGCGAAGTTCGTCAACGGCGGCATGGCGTTGGAGTCGATGGTCGGCGCGGGCAGCATCGTTTCCTCAGGTGTCGTGAAAAACTCGGTCATCAGCAGCAACGTCATTGTCAGCGATGGCGCTTCGGTGGAGGGCAGCGTCCTGATGCCGGGGGTGCGCATCGGCGAGGGCGCTGTGGTCCGAAACGCGATTTTGGACAAGAATGTCGTCGTCGGCCCTGGTGAGCAGGTCGGGGTCGATCTGGAGCTCGAACGCGAGCGGTTCACCGTCAGCGCGGGGGGCATTGTGGCAGTCGGCAAAGGCGTCTGGATTTAG
- the glgA gene encoding glycogen synthase, which produces MHVAMLTREYPPEVYGGAGVHVTELVANLRELCEVDVHCIGAPRPGAIAHQPDKALAGANPALRTLSADLRIASAAAEADVVHSHTWYANIAGHLASLLHDVPHVVTSHSLEPLRPWKAEQLGGGYRVSSWAEATALPAAAAVIAVSQAMATDVLATYPLMDPTRVHVVRNGIDVSAWYPDPNAARAVEELGLDPQRPIIAFVGRITRQKGLNHLIAAAHRFVPEAQLLLCAGAPDTPEIAAQTRAAVAQLEEERQGVRWVQDVLSSDKIREYVSAAAVFVCPSIYEPLGIVNLEAMATGTAVVASAVGGIPEVVEHGETGLLVPYEPGDPQGFENGLAAAVNSLVNDIGLATRMGLAGRARVVREFSWTKVAAETLKIYEQVAR; this is translated from the coding sequence GTGCATGTCGCAATGCTGACCAGAGAGTACCCTCCCGAGGTGTACGGCGGCGCGGGCGTGCACGTCACCGAGTTGGTGGCGAATTTGCGCGAACTCTGCGAGGTCGATGTGCATTGCATCGGAGCCCCCCGGCCCGGCGCCATCGCGCATCAGCCCGACAAGGCGCTCGCGGGGGCGAACCCGGCGCTGCGCACCCTCTCGGCAGATCTGCGCATCGCCTCGGCCGCCGCGGAGGCCGACGTGGTCCACTCGCACACCTGGTACGCGAACATCGCCGGGCATTTGGCGAGTTTGCTGCACGACGTCCCCCATGTGGTGACATCGCACTCCCTCGAACCGCTGCGCCCGTGGAAAGCAGAGCAGCTCGGCGGGGGATACCGGGTTTCCAGCTGGGCGGAGGCCACCGCGTTGCCCGCGGCCGCGGCGGTCATCGCGGTGAGCCAGGCAATGGCCACCGATGTGCTCGCGACGTACCCGCTCATGGACCCGACCCGCGTGCATGTGGTGCGCAACGGGATTGACGTGAGCGCTTGGTACCCCGATCCGAACGCTGCCCGCGCGGTCGAAGAACTCGGGCTCGACCCGCAACGTCCGATCATCGCGTTCGTCGGACGCATCACCCGCCAGAAGGGGCTGAACCACCTCATCGCCGCAGCGCACCGTTTCGTGCCCGAAGCGCAGCTCCTGCTCTGCGCCGGGGCCCCGGACACCCCCGAGATCGCCGCCCAGACCCGCGCCGCTGTGGCGCAGCTCGAAGAGGAGCGACAAGGAGTGCGTTGGGTGCAAGACGTGCTTTCCTCGGACAAAATCCGCGAGTACGTCTCTGCGGCAGCGGTCTTTGTCTGCCCGTCGATCTACGAGCCGCTCGGCATCGTCAATCTGGAGGCGATGGCGACGGGGACCGCTGTGGTCGCCTCTGCGGTGGGGGGCATTCCCGAAGTGGTGGAGCACGGCGAGACAGGCCTGTTGGTCCCCTACGAGCCGGGCGATCCGCAAGGGTTCGAAAACGGACTCGCGGCGGCGGTGAACTCTCTGGTCAATGACATCGGCCTGGCAACACGGATGGGGCTCGCGGGCAGGGCCAGGGTGGTGCGCGAATTCTCGTGGACCAAGGTCGCGGCGGAAACGCTCAAAATCTACGAGCAGGTCGCCCGCTAG
- a CDS encoding zinc-binding metallopeptidase family protein — protein sequence MRDFACANCGQRLSFENSLCLGCDSQLGFHFARRDLVVLAHGEEHDGVIVDARDYKLCDNLHLARCNWLVSVDDEDGLCESCALTRTRPNDNDIEALEEFAQAEDAKRRLIFELSVLGLPIVSREAQPDSGLAFDLLSSREEKIFTGHADGVITLDLAEGDDVHREQMRVELAEPYRTLLGHFRHEIGHYYFTVLVGQGENRPEFEALFGDPDLDYQAALDRHYTEGAPAGWEDEFVSSYATMHPAEDWAETFAHYLHIRDTLDTAAAFGFAPAGFTMDKSRPGRVGFNAILDEWLPLVWSLNMMNRSMGHPDLYPFVLAPKVLDKLAFAHQLVTAQQQVEANSGATV from the coding sequence GTGCGTGACTTTGCATGTGCCAATTGCGGCCAGCGTCTTTCCTTTGAGAACTCTTTGTGCTTGGGCTGCGACAGCCAGCTCGGTTTTCATTTCGCCCGCCGCGACCTGGTGGTTCTCGCCCATGGGGAGGAGCACGACGGCGTCATTGTGGACGCGCGGGACTACAAGCTCTGCGACAACCTGCACCTCGCCCGATGCAACTGGCTGGTTTCGGTGGACGATGAAGACGGGCTGTGCGAGTCGTGCGCGCTGACGAGGACCCGGCCCAACGACAACGATATCGAGGCGTTGGAGGAGTTCGCCCAAGCGGAGGACGCGAAGCGCCGGTTGATCTTCGAGCTGTCCGTGCTGGGACTGCCGATCGTGAGCAGAGAGGCGCAGCCGGACAGCGGCTTGGCCTTCGACCTGCTGTCAAGCCGTGAGGAGAAGATCTTCACCGGGCATGCGGACGGCGTCATCACCCTTGACCTCGCGGAGGGCGACGATGTGCACCGCGAGCAGATGCGCGTCGAGCTGGCCGAGCCCTATCGCACCTTGCTCGGGCATTTCCGCCACGAGATCGGCCACTATTACTTCACAGTCCTCGTGGGCCAAGGGGAGAACCGCCCCGAGTTCGAGGCGCTGTTCGGCGATCCCGACCTGGATTATCAGGCCGCGCTCGACCGGCACTACACAGAAGGCGCCCCCGCGGGTTGGGAGGACGAGTTCGTCTCCTCGTACGCCACGATGCACCCGGCGGAGGATTGGGCCGAGACCTTCGCGCATTACCTGCACATCCGCGACACCCTGGACACCGCCGCCGCGTTCGGTTTCGCCCCGGCCGGGTTCACCATGGACAAGTCGAGGCCGGGCCGAGTCGGTTTCAACGCCATCCTCGATGAATGGCTGCCGCTCGTCTGGTCGTTGAACATGATGAACCGCTCGATGGGGCATCCGGACTTGTACCCGTTCGTGCTCGCGCCCAAGGTGCTCGACAAACTCGCTTTCGCGCATCAGCTCGTCACCGCGCAGCAGCAGGTCGAGGCGAACAGCGGCGCGACGGTCTGA
- a CDS encoding DNA-3-methyladenine glycosylase I, producing the protein MSEQPRCPWAESPKDPALRELYVRYHDEEWGQEVKDGAALYERFCLEAFQAGLSWITILRKREAFRAAFRGFDPAVVASFAEPDVARLMGDAGIVRSRPKILAAIKAAALVLDIGEDGFAELLWSFAPEPRPRPVRPGDVPAQTPESAALAKELRRRGFSFCGPTTCYAMMQAVGMVDDHLVSCWAAQRGRIVPQLSTN; encoded by the coding sequence ATGAGTGAGCAGCCGCGATGCCCGTGGGCGGAGTCCCCGAAGGACCCGGCCTTGCGGGAGCTGTACGTCCGATACCACGACGAGGAGTGGGGACAAGAGGTCAAAGACGGCGCAGCGCTGTACGAGCGGTTCTGCTTGGAGGCGTTCCAAGCGGGGCTGTCGTGGATCACGATTCTCCGCAAGCGGGAAGCGTTCCGAGCTGCTTTCCGCGGCTTCGACCCCGCGGTCGTGGCCTCCTTCGCAGAACCCGACGTGGCTCGGCTGATGGGCGACGCGGGCATCGTCCGCAGCCGCCCCAAGATCCTCGCCGCGATCAAAGCCGCGGCCTTGGTGCTCGACATCGGCGAGGACGGCTTCGCGGAACTGTTGTGGTCTTTCGCGCCGGAGCCGAGGCCGCGTCCGGTCCGGCCCGGCGACGTCCCGGCGCAGACGCCAGAGTCGGCAGCCTTGGCGAAAGAGCTGCGTCGACGTGGTTTTTCCTTCTGCGGCCCGACGACGTGCTACGCGATGATGCAAGCGGTCGGGATGGTGGATGACCACCTGGTTTCCTGCTGGGCGGCTCAGCGTGGGAGAATAGTCCCACAGTTGTCCACGAATTAA
- a CDS encoding glucosyl-3-phosphoglycerate synthase has protein sequence MTGPTGPHESVLTYAEPSWSLEDLVEAKAGRRVSAVLPALNEEGTIAQVIASLAWLRGTLLDDVLVVDGGSTDRTPELAKEAGARVVTTAEALPGVPLVGGKGEALWRSLAVVDSDFVVFIDTDLIDPDPTFTSKLLGPLLTNGSTHLVKGYYRRPLGSADPSGGGRVTELVARPMLAALRPGLRTLLQPLAGEYAARTATLRALEFAPGYGVEIGMVLDVYDRFGAAGLAQVNLGARAHRNQPLSELAAMSRQIIHTMLTRSGVPDSQAPLLLAQSGQAGLEFAERQLRREGHPPMDEAQR, from the coding sequence ATGACAGGTCCGACCGGGCCGCACGAATCCGTGCTCACCTACGCCGAACCCTCCTGGAGCCTGGAAGACCTGGTCGAGGCGAAAGCGGGGCGACGGGTGTCGGCGGTGCTGCCCGCGCTGAACGAAGAGGGCACCATCGCGCAGGTGATCGCGAGCCTCGCCTGGCTGCGGGGAACGCTGCTCGACGACGTGCTGGTCGTGGACGGCGGCTCCACGGACAGGACGCCCGAGCTCGCGAAGGAGGCCGGCGCCCGCGTGGTCACCACCGCCGAGGCATTGCCGGGCGTGCCGCTGGTGGGCGGCAAAGGCGAGGCGCTGTGGCGCTCGCTCGCCGTCGTGGACAGCGACTTCGTGGTCTTCATCGACACAGATCTCATCGACCCAGACCCGACGTTCACGTCCAAGCTCCTCGGGCCGCTTTTGACGAACGGCTCCACGCATCTGGTCAAGGGCTATTACCGAAGGCCGCTCGGCAGCGCGGACCCTTCCGGCGGCGGGCGGGTGACCGAACTTGTCGCGCGACCGATGCTCGCCGCGCTGCGACCAGGCTTGCGCACGCTTTTGCAACCTTTGGCGGGGGAGTACGCGGCGCGCACGGCGACGCTGCGCGCGTTGGAATTCGCGCCAGGGTACGGGGTGGAGATCGGCATGGTGCTCGACGTGTACGACCGTTTCGGCGCGGCGGGCCTCGCCCAGGTGAATCTGGGGGCCAGAGCGCATCGCAATCAGCCGCTGTCCGAGCTCGCGGCGATGAGCAGGCAGATCATCCACACGATGCTCACGCGCAGCGGCGTGCCGGACTCGCAGGCTCCGCTCCTGCTCGCGCAATCCGGGCAGGCGGGGCTGGAGTTCGCCGAGCGGCAGCTGCGACGGGAAGGGCATCCGCCGATGGACGAGGCGCAACGCTGA
- a CDS encoding DivIVA domain-containing protein, which translates to MVLVLEYMLVAVLVGVGLFGLSVVVFGRGEELGPLPKQASPTTLPHSGVAGDDVRGLTFQVRLRGYDMREVDWALARLAAELDSLREQADGRAPAHEQALAPAADE; encoded by the coding sequence GTGGTGTTAGTTCTCGAATACATGCTGGTCGCCGTTCTGGTGGGCGTGGGGCTCTTCGGGCTCTCCGTCGTCGTCTTCGGCCGAGGCGAGGAGCTCGGCCCCCTGCCCAAGCAAGCGTCCCCGACCACGCTGCCGCACAGCGGTGTGGCCGGCGACGACGTCCGCGGGCTCACATTCCAAGTGCGGTTGCGGGGGTATGACATGCGAGAGGTCGACTGGGCTCTCGCCCGGTTGGCCGCGGAGCTGGACTCGTTGCGCGAACAGGCCGACGGGCGGGCGCCTGCCCACGAGCAAGCGCTGGCGCCTGCCGCCGATGAGTGA
- a CDS encoding DUF3117 domain-containing protein, with protein sequence MAALKPRTGDGPLEVAKEGRGIILRMPVDGGGRLVVELSVQEATALSEALAGVPLAALKK encoded by the coding sequence ATGGCGGCACTTAAGCCACGTACCGGTGATGGCCCGCTCGAAGTAGCGAAAGAGGGGCGGGGAATCATCCTGCGGATGCCGGTGGACGGCGGCGGCCGGCTCGTTGTGGAACTCTCCGTGCAAGAGGCGACAGCGCTCTCGGAAGCCCTCGCGGGCGTTCCTTTGGCAGCGCTCAAGAAGTAA
- a CDS encoding PhzF family phenazine biosynthesis protein, with product MRLPLSIVEAFAPQPFSGNPAAVVELAAWLPDEVLGNIASANAQPMTGFFTALSDQAAAPDAQTAAPQYHLRWFNPNGAESPGCGHATFAAGALLLEERHSDVDTVMFWTKAGWLAVSRAERGKASLRFPSAPITAAAGRADVEQALGLVPEATYDDGSRLHLVLENASHVAEAKPDLAALAATGLFGVSLSAPAENLAETGFVLRFFHPVGGVPEDPVTGSATAALVPYWARRLGSERLEVRQLSEREGALTAQLDGDHAVLTGAYRRYLDGFIEV from the coding sequence ATGCGCCTGCCCCTGAGCATTGTCGAAGCATTCGCGCCGCAACCGTTCAGCGGCAATCCCGCCGCCGTGGTCGAACTGGCGGCATGGCTGCCCGACGAGGTCCTCGGCAACATCGCCTCGGCCAACGCCCAACCCATGACCGGATTTTTCACCGCGCTGTCGGATCAAGCGGCAGCGCCCGACGCGCAGACCGCCGCACCGCAGTACCACCTGCGCTGGTTCAACCCGAACGGGGCCGAGAGCCCCGGCTGCGGCCATGCCACCTTTGCCGCTGGGGCGCTGTTGCTCGAAGAGCGGCACTCAGACGTGGACACGGTCATGTTCTGGACGAAGGCGGGGTGGTTGGCAGTGTCGCGGGCAGAGCGCGGCAAGGCCTCGTTGCGTTTCCCGTCGGCTCCGATCACGGCCGCAGCCGGACGCGCGGATGTGGAACAAGCGCTGGGCCTCGTCCCGGAAGCGACCTATGACGACGGCTCGCGCCTGCACCTCGTGCTGGAGAACGCCAGCCACGTGGCCGAAGCCAAACCGGACTTGGCCGCGCTCGCCGCAACCGGCCTCTTCGGCGTCTCCCTTTCCGCGCCAGCCGAGAACCTCGCAGAAACCGGGTTCGTGCTGCGCTTCTTCCATCCGGTCGGCGGCGTTCCCGAAGACCCGGTCACCGGCTCGGCCACGGCGGCGCTCGTGCCCTATTGGGCGCGGCGGCTGGGCAGTGAGCGGCTCGAAGTCCGCCAGCTTTCTGAACGAGAAGGCGCGCTGACCGCGCAACTCGACGGCGACCACGCTGTGCTGACCGGCGCGTACCGCCGCTACCTCGACGGATTCATCGAGGTCTGA
- the dapE gene encoding succinyl-diaminopimelate desuccinylase, translated as MALRLNSDPVDLTQALVDMPSESGQEAGLADAVEAALREQTSGFEVVRRGNCVLARTSAGRPRRVLLAGHLDTVPSAGNLPSRRFVDPEHGPALAGLGTVDMKSGCAVFLHLAATLADVGPDVTLIFYDNEEVASDRNGLGHLARDAPQWLQADVAILGEPTAGLIEAGCQGSLRLRVTTSGKRAHAARSWLGDDAIHRLAPVLATLSAHQAREVRIDGCVYRESLSATRIGGGVAGNVIPDEAWVEVNYRFAPDRGQDEAVAYVQGLFEHVPQTRFEVVDAAPGALPGLSHPAAAELVAAAAGRFRAKYGWTDVSRFAAFGVPAVNFGPGDPNLAHTKEEWVPESQIHEVADVLSRYLTAPSW; from the coding sequence ATGGCATTGCGGCTGAACTCGGACCCGGTCGACCTCACCCAGGCGCTCGTCGACATGCCGAGCGAGTCGGGGCAGGAGGCAGGCCTCGCCGACGCCGTCGAGGCCGCGCTGCGCGAGCAGACGAGTGGTTTCGAGGTTGTCCGCCGAGGCAATTGCGTGTTGGCCCGCACGAGCGCGGGGCGCCCCCGGCGCGTGCTGCTCGCCGGGCATCTGGACACCGTTCCCTCAGCGGGGAACCTTCCTTCCAGGCGCTTCGTCGACCCAGAGCACGGCCCGGCGCTCGCGGGCCTGGGCACGGTGGACATGAAATCGGGATGCGCGGTTTTTCTGCACCTGGCGGCCACGCTCGCCGACGTGGGCCCGGATGTGACGCTGATCTTTTACGACAACGAAGAAGTCGCCTCTGACCGCAATGGCCTCGGCCACCTCGCCAGGGATGCGCCGCAGTGGCTCCAGGCGGACGTCGCGATCCTCGGCGAGCCGACCGCGGGGCTCATCGAGGCGGGTTGCCAGGGCTCGCTGCGCTTGCGAGTGACCACCTCGGGCAAGCGGGCGCACGCGGCCCGGTCTTGGCTCGGCGACGACGCGATCCACCGGCTCGCGCCCGTGCTCGCGACGCTCTCGGCGCATCAGGCCCGCGAGGTCCGCATTGACGGCTGCGTCTACCGCGAAAGCCTCTCCGCGACACGGATCGGCGGCGGGGTCGCCGGGAATGTCATCCCCGACGAGGCCTGGGTCGAGGTGAATTACCGTTTCGCACCTGACCGGGGCCAAGACGAGGCGGTCGCGTACGTCCAAGGGCTTTTCGAGCATGTCCCCCAGACACGGTTCGAAGTCGTGGACGCGGCTCCGGGCGCGCTGCCAGGACTTTCCCATCCTGCGGCGGCGGAGCTCGTCGCGGCTGCCGCAGGCAGGTTCCGGGCCAAGTACGGCTGGACCGATGTCTCGCGGTTCGCCGCCTTCGGCGTCCCCGCGGTGAATTTCGGGCCGGGCGATCCGAACCTCGCCCACACGAAAGAGGAATGGGTCCCGGAGAGCCAGATCCACGAGGTGGCCGATGTGCTCTCCCGATATTTGACGGCTCCCAGCTGGTGA
- the prcB gene encoding proteasome subunit beta has protein sequence MSGSESFSVFSQPQFSSSFTEHLRASAPQLLPYRQETAMELPVSGTGSLPHATTIVALTYAGGVLIAGDRRATSGNLISHDEMQKVYLTDEYSAAGIAGTVAIAFELVRLFTVELEHYEKVEGVALTFSGKANRLAAMVRGNLDAAMQGLAAVPLLIGLDPQDPEPKGRIVSYDAAGGRFEESSGYHCIGSGGLFARSTLKRLHDPDADRATALRSAVEALADAGEADSATAGPNFVKRIWPTAIRIEASGGEEVPESEIAEVAEAVLEARRRRA, from the coding sequence GTGAGCGGATCGGAAAGCTTCTCGGTGTTCTCCCAGCCGCAGTTCTCCTCCTCGTTCACCGAGCACCTGCGGGCCAGCGCGCCGCAGCTGCTCCCGTACCGGCAGGAGACGGCGATGGAATTGCCGGTTTCTGGAACGGGCTCGCTCCCGCACGCGACGACCATCGTGGCGCTCACCTACGCGGGCGGCGTGCTCATCGCCGGTGACCGCAGGGCCACGTCGGGAAATTTGATCTCCCACGACGAGATGCAAAAGGTGTATCTCACCGACGAGTACAGCGCGGCGGGCATCGCGGGCACCGTTGCGATCGCGTTCGAGCTGGTGCGTCTTTTCACCGTGGAACTCGAGCACTATGAGAAGGTCGAAGGCGTCGCGCTGACGTTCTCGGGCAAGGCGAACCGATTGGCCGCGATGGTGCGCGGCAACCTGGACGCAGCCATGCAGGGCCTTGCGGCTGTCCCGTTGCTCATCGGGCTTGACCCGCAGGACCCCGAGCCGAAAGGGCGCATCGTTTCCTACGACGCCGCCGGCGGGCGTTTCGAGGAGTCGTCCGGCTACCATTGCATCGGCTCGGGCGGGCTGTTCGCGCGCTCGACGCTCAAACGGCTGCACGACCCTGACGCGGACCGGGCCACGGCGTTGCGTTCCGCTGTGGAGGCGCTCGCCGACGCGGGCGAGGCGGACTCGGCGACCGCAGGGCCGAATTTCGTGAAACGGATCTGGCCCACCGCGATCCGCATTGAGGCTTCCGGCGGCGAAGAAGTCCCCGAGTCCGAGATCGCCGAGGTGGCCGAGGCGGTTCTTGAGGCCAGGAGGCGCCGAGCATGA
- a CDS encoding acetyltransferase, producing MSELSIRLSAGVAEYPALAAIWRGAVDATHDFLAAEDRDEIEAHLQSDFFPGVLLLVAQIDGRAVGFAGVLGDKLEMLFVEAAQRWSGIGTALLTHAINEHGVRGVDVNEHNALAAGFYARHGFETVGHSETDEAGRPYPLLHLRLRALS from the coding sequence GTGTCAGAACTGAGCATCCGCCTGTCGGCCGGGGTGGCGGAATATCCGGCGCTCGCGGCGATCTGGCGCGGGGCCGTCGACGCGACTCACGACTTCCTCGCCGCCGAGGACCGCGACGAGATCGAGGCGCACTTGCAGTCGGACTTCTTTCCTGGCGTCCTGCTTTTGGTCGCGCAGATCGACGGCAGAGCAGTCGGCTTCGCAGGCGTGCTCGGCGACAAGCTGGAAATGTTGTTCGTCGAAGCCGCGCAGCGCTGGAGCGGGATTGGAACGGCCCTGCTCACCCATGCGATCAACGAACACGGCGTGCGCGGAGTCGATGTCAACGAGCACAATGCTTTGGCGGCGGGATTCTACGCGCGCCACGGATTCGAGACTGTCGGCCACAGCGAGACGGACGAGGCGGGCCGGCCCTATCCACTGCTGCATCTGCGCCTGAGAGCGCTGTCCTGA